The DNA region TGTAGATGAAATGGCACACTGAATGATTAAATAATGTGCCAAGCATAACAAGGTTGTGGCAGTTCAACTTGTACCACTTTGTGAACACATTTATTTAATAAACCTGCAGCTTTCTACTTTCCCTTGGTATCACCTAATAAAAAGCTtctagccaggctctggtggctcacgcctgtaatcctaactactcaggtggccgGGATCTGAGCatagtggttggaagccagccagcccctgcaggaacatccatgaaaatcttacctccagttaaccaccagaaaaccggaagtggcgctgtggttaaagtggtagaatgctagctagccttcagcacaaagaggctcagggacagtacccagaccttgaattcaagccccacaactgaaaaaggaacaagaaaaggaactTCCAAAGCCTGGAGATGGTGTTGGATTCATAACACCATGGCTCTGTCTTACATACAAACATCACCAAGTATGACGGAGgtgtgcactgtggctcatgcctgtcatcccaactactcagagaATCAAAAttagaggccagcctagacaaaaagttcACAAGCCCCCCTTCTCAACTAATAATTGGGTATAGTGTCACTCACCTGTCATCCCACCTACAACAAAAAGCCTAAACtagaaggatcacagtctaggaacaggactggaaaaaaaaaaaaagcaagactctatctcaaaataaccagtgtatAAAAcagggactggagatgtggctcagcagtaggcagcctgcctagtaagcatgaggtcctgggttcaaacctcaccaTAGAGGTATGAGGGAACTTAAACAGATTAACAAGGTGGTAATTTTATTAGTATATTAAGGAATTGTGTAATCGTTCCCCATTCCTTCtccatctagatttttttttaaagcctgatCTGAatttggtggttcatgcctataatctcagcactcatgcTGAAGCAGGAGAACAATGAGTTCCATGTTAACTTTGGCTGTATAGCAAGTTCctgtcttcatttaaaaaaacagccAAACGAAgctggaccctggtggctcacattgttatcctagctactcaggaaactgagattgaggtttgaagccagcctgggcaggaaagttcatgagactcttctctccaattaaccagcaaaaaagagagaagtaaagGCATGTGGCTCAAGGATAGAGTGCCacaattgagtgaaaaagccaagtgaaagcatgaggccatgagtttaaaccccagtaccaacacgcacatgcatgtgcacacgcacacacgtctTAGTACCCTTAGCTTTCAGATTTTCAATATTATCCAGTTTCCTCCAAAtttcaaaaatctttattttgaaataatgagaGAAATAAGACAAAGTATCAATTACCAAGAACAATGACACTGAAGAAAATACAATAAGTACTCTCCCCACACACAACCCCCCACCCATCCCTAGCACAACAATATTAAAACCATCAAAGCACATTTAACAAGGAGAAACAGAAGTATGTAATGAAGAAAGCTAATTTCCATACTGCTCAATCCAACAAACCCATGTTAACTGTCCTTCCTCCAGCTAAACGCTCCCACAGAATGATAAAGAGGTATAGAGGAGACAACTCCAGGATGGTTTTGACTGTGTACATACTATCAAATTTCAGTAAAAGAATCAGTAGGAGCAGCAAGTCTGTTTGGCAGGGTAACACTGGATACAGCTCCTCTGTTAAATTTCTGGTTCCAGAGAACAGTGTTGGGGATTAGAAAAGGAGCAATCCCTCAGCTGTAAGAGAAGGGAGGCAGCTTTGGCCTTAAGCAAATCTGAAGATGTCTGGTAATAAATTTACACTTTTAATTTCAAACTGTTAGCCAATGAGCTTAGGGCAAGGTGAAACTTTCTATTTTATAAGTTGAAGAATTAGACTATTGGCTACATGTATTGGTGATTAAACTAAATATGGAGTCTTTAAAACTTAACTTTAATGTAAAGAGCAGTTTTATAATATAACTCTATggttttaattaaaataactCTTTTCTTCTAAAGTGACAAGATTAAGTTTTCAGCTTAGAGAGGGATCTTCTCATAGGGGAATAAATCACTTGTTTTTATAGGAAATGTAGGATTCTTTTTATAGGAGGTTTATTTGATTCTGCCTTTGCTGGAATCAATTTGTAATGGGAAGGAAGGATACCTGTGTAGGATTAGTTCAAGATCAAAACCATCTCCACACACGTATGCACCtgagtgcacacacatacagtaaGTAAATACATTTTCCCACACAGAATCTCACAGTCACATGCTTGCTGGATTCCATCTCACAAATACACTTCAATAGTAgccatatacatgtacatgcagCAAGATGTGAACGTTGCCTCAGGGTGATTAAAGGTGGCGCACAAATGTCAATAGGGGTTCATTTTAGAGTACAGATATACACAAGCCAATTAACTTGCAGATGAtaaatttccctttcccccaagagaaataaatcaaatgaaaaataCACACTGACATCTTTCTGTTATCATGGAGGCAACTGCCTGGAATGTCCCCACTGTGCACTTCTATGTTCCTAAGACACCTTCACTTTGCCCTGTGGGGCCTTCTCATATAAGGATGGTTGCTCTTCGGTATTTCCTGGCAAGGGCTTCTTCTCAGAAGACCGGTCTTCAGGCTTGCGGGCAATCAGCAGGCGGCAAGTGAGCAGGATACCAAACACCAGGGCATGGGCATAGCGTTTGAGAGGGTCGCCAACCAGCTGGTGGAAGAAGAGCACAGCCAGCACcagcaagaggaggaagaagttgGCCACATCTTTGGGACGCCCAGGCACGAGGGTCATGACGATGCCACAGGCTACTTCAAGGGCACCAATACTTTTTCGGAGAAGGATGGAATTGATGCCCATTTTCTTCAGCAGAGGGAGGGCTCGGACATAGCTCTTGTAAGCACGTTTCTAGAGTGGGAATATCATAGGGAAATCATTGCATTAACCATAACTCTAACTTTAgaatgagaacacacacacacacacactcacacacacggacCTCCTTCCATACCTTTGCCTTTCCACACTAGCCAAAAGTATCTCATTTTTCACTTTGTTCCCTAAGTGTTGAGagatgagaaacaaaaaaaacctgttgATTCAAAACTTAGTAGCAGGGACTAGAGTTGTGGCTATGATCATTTGAATGtttgtgtgccccccccccaattataTATTGAAATCCTAGCCCCAAAGGATATGCGATTAGTAGGTAGGTCTTTGGGAACTGATTAGGCCATAGGATAAGCGCTCACACATGGCATCATGCCTTTATAAAAGAAGTCCCAGGGAAGTATTGTTCCATCTACCCTATGAGGATACAGTAAGAAGATCCCATCTTTGAGTCAGAATTAGTGTCTGTTCCTCATTGAATGACCAATCTGCTGGTTCCTTGACCTTGGGCTTCCCAGACTCCTGTGCTGTGAGaaacaaatttctgttgtttataagctaccagtttataatattttgttatagcaatctGAATGGACTGAGACAAGCACCAAAGgtaataaggaaaataatttagcttcatagttttttgtttttagctgcTGGCTATAAATCataaacattaaatattttaaagcagcTGGGTGatgaaggctcatgcctgtaatcctagctactcagaggatccTGACTCAaatccagctcaagcaggaaagtacatgagaatcttatctccaattaaccacccaaaaccccaagttgagctatggctcaaatggtagagccctaactagctttgagaaaaaaaaggctcaaggacagcacccaagccctgagtttgagaccaaggactagcaccaaaaaaatgctgagcaaatagaaaaataaaactgcatgAAAACGTTAGTCCCATTATATATCCCCAAAATATAGCAAGGTGAATCCATTCTGATGTTAATTGATATAAACTTTAGACTTAATGAAACAATACTTCGGTTAGCCTACTTGAGGTTCATTAATTTTAACTcaatagtatttattgagcacctacatGTTATACATTGGCAATAGAGGGATGACTAAGACTGGATCAAGAAGCTCTCAGTCTACTGGGGTAAACAGATATGTGAACATTATAAAGTAACATGGTTAATAGTATTTTATTATATGACATATAACAGTAGACACAAAGGAAACATTATAGGACAAATGAGGGAGTCACAAATTATATTACAATCAGATTAATTATATTGGCCTTAGAGTAATAGATTATTGGTCCCACTATTCAGATTTTCCTGATCCTTATTTGGGAATTAGTTGATGAGATTTCAGATgttttactggggctggggatatggcctagtggcaagagtgcttgcctcatatacatgaggccctgggttcaattccccagcaccacatatacagaaaatggccagaagtggtgctgtggctcaagtggcagagtgctagccttgagcaaaaagaagccagggacagtgctcaggccctgagtccaagaaaaataagaagccagggacagtgctcaggccctgagtccaagccccaggactggcaaaaaaaaaaaaacaaaacaaacagatgtTTTACTGTATTGGCCCataggttttgttgttatttttccactcctgggtcttgaactctgggcctgggctctgtacctgagcttcttttgctcatggccagtacactaccacttaagccatagtgccacttctggctttttctgagtagtttgttggagacagACTATGTGATGGACCTTCctgacaggctggcttcaactgcaatcctcaaatatgGGCACTGAGGGGCTATATTAGAAGAATTAGGCAAAAAGCCAACTTGACCTCTTAGAAATGTCTGGTTCTTAGAATAGTGTTCGCACATGCTAAGTTTGGAACAAATTAAGATCTCTCTCAATTCTGGACAAGTGAACacacttttattttcatgtattaatTATCACCAGTAGCCCAAGATAATCCTCTAAGTGGACTGTTGAACACTGAAGGTTTAATGACAAAAGCCATGGGTTTAGAAACAAACAGACTTGGCTTTATATGCCAGTTCTGCCACTTACTCTAGTTGGATATTCATGAGAAAATTATTGGACCTCTCTAAATCTGTTTTCTGAACAGTGTGAGAACTAAGGTGAAGTAAATGAGGCTACTTTGCCTTGGATGCAAAATTTAAGAAGACACCAAAGCCATTATTGATGATATATAGTATGTGCgatgaataaaacataaaaaatttaaataaaggcAGTCTCTGACTTCATCTGCATGATCTAGTCTCCTTTTACTCTTCCTAATCCCATCCTTCTCAGagattgaatttttgttttgttttgttttgccattcctgaggcttgaactcagggcctgggcactgtccctgagcttctttcacttgatgctagccctctaccacttgagccacagtgtcacttacgtttttttctgtgtatgtggtactggtgaatcaaactcagggctgcatgcatgctaggcaagcactctgccactaagccacattcccagccccagagagagagagagagagagagagagagagagagagagagagagagagagagagagagagagagagagagagagagagagagagagagagagagagagagagtgtgtgtgtgtgtactgggtttTTATCTCAAGGCCTTATGCTCACCAGGaaggcattctactgcttgagccatacttcaaacacctttagctatttttcagataggatctgaCATTTATGCCTGGTCTGGCCTAGACTTCAATCCCCTATTTTTGCTTTCTATGTAGCTAGGGTGATGggtgtgcactaccacacccaggttgtttttttttccagttagatGTGATCTTGCAAATTTTTGCCACAACTGGTCTTGAACCACCACCCTCCCAATTTCCAAATTGTtgagattacacatgtgagctacAGTGCTtggctgttttcttttgtatttgagacaatttCACTGTAGTCCAGGTTGGCCACAATCTTCCTCCTTTAGTGTCCTGAGTATAgaaattacaggtatgtgccaccatgctggCCCAGAGTCCATCTTCATTTAATAGTTCACTTCATCCTGGTTCCtaccctgtttcttttttttttttttttggccagtcctgggccttggactcagggcctgagcactgtccctggcttcttcccgctcaaggctagcactctgccacttgagccacagcgccgcttctggccgttttctgtatatgtggtgctggggaatcgaacctagggcctcatgtatccgaggcaggcactcttgccactaggctatatccccagccccctaccctGTTTCTGAACAcatgaaaaatacaaaacattacatattcttcctctcttttttttttttttttttttttttaccagtcctgggccttggactcagggcctgagcactgtccctggcttcttcccgctcaaggctagcactctgccacttgagccgcagcgccgcttctggccgttttctgtatatgtggtgctggggaatcgaacctagggcctcgtgtatccgaggcaggcactcttgccactaggctatatccccagccctcttcctctcttttcttatcTTAGGTCAGGTCAGTAATTTTTCAGACAAATTAGGAGTAATGCCTAGGCTGAACTGAGCTAGAGACCCATAtacaacagagctaagacgatCGCTGAGGCAATTGTAAGCGGTCTGTTTCTTTCCTCCTCACTATTGACTTAGATATGTAACTCTTGCCTTTATCCACCTCTGTACTCTGCTAATGGGAGCAGGGGaccattagaaaaagaaatctaatcCCAAGAGGCTTCCTTAGCACTTATAAGCAAGGATCATTTCTAATTAGCAACACAAAGTTCCTCAAGAGGCAATTCCTAAATCCTAAGTGTGTCTCAGTGATGCACACAGGGGACAGGGTGCATTTCTTACAGTCACTTCATTGGAGCCTAGACTTCCAGAGTTTGAGTGGCttctgttttggggttttgtttttctttgcctaaGGATAATCATAAGGCATTTGTGAATAGATTCTTGTCTATACTACAGTGGAATATGTAGCCTGGGATCAAATTCCAGGTGGTTAAATCAAGTTTCTATGacttaggtaatttttttttctctctctcaatttgGTCTAACTCCATATTCCATTTTTCAGTTGTTTGGGTAATCTCTTAAACTGCAGCTGTGGATGCAGCTGttgcctctttcccttctcttttcctgaGAGGAGACTGCATGTGGATAAGTCATTTTATCACATCTTCAGTTCAAAGCTGAGTAGGTATAGATAAAATCTGTTCTCTGGGATTCCAAAGATAGAATGTGTACTTTGTTAGAGGTAGAACTAACCCTGGATCTAACCCTGTTAGAGGAAGccctttattctttctcttgtGGAATAGGAGAGGGATATCAGAAGTATCCTACTACTGTCAATTCTGTTATTAATGCTTGGTCCAAGCCACCTCACTTGCAACAATAGGAGGGCCATGTGTCTTTAGGTTCGAAAGGCTTTAATTGCATTGGTAGTAAGAATAGAGTTGATGGATTCACTTTCCCAAAAAGCTCTTGGAATTCACTTCAATGGGTTGTTTTCTTTCCACTGAAATGAAAGCCCCTAaaactgttgtttgttttttatagggGAATGAAGCAGGAAAGAGAAGGGTTTATTTACAAGTTTCAAGTCCCTTCAATCAAAGGCAATTGTCCAGTAATACTAGACtggcatattttgttttgttttgtttgagacaggatcttgctttgtagttaggctggcttcagatttgATCCTTCTTTTCCAACATCCCCAGGGCTGTGATTACAGTTGTAATCTACCACATCTGGCCTGATATATTGAGTTTTACCCCCaaattacttaaagaaaattaCTAGGTAGTTTATTGCCCCAGTTTCCTCTTTTGTAAATTAAATGAGGGTTTTGGAGAATCAGTCAAAGAATTATAATGCCATAGTATCACCTGGTTGTCACACATGTGTTTTTTCATCAATGAACAAACCACACATTTAGAAATCCATACCTTTGTAAGACACAGTAATTACTCTAACAATATCAATGAATCATGCTGCTCTGTTTGGTGGTCTGAGGACATATGATTCAGACATGAGTCAAAAGCATAGAGCATTTCTTTAGTCATACCTTTCTCCTTTCTGTCACTTATTCTTCATAATACTCTAGGGGCCATGCTCTCATATTAATGTCACTAAACTTAAACCCCTTAAAACTGTCAAATAATACCCATCTTTGATTTAAATTAATAACCAATCTAAATCAACTAGGAAGACAAAATGGGAAGGGTAAATGGTTTGA from Perognathus longimembris pacificus isolate PPM17 chromosome 28, ASM2315922v1, whole genome shotgun sequence includes:
- the Tmem35a gene encoding novel acetylcholine receptor chaperone, producing MASPRTITIVALSVALGLFFVFMGTIKLTPRLSKDAYSEMKRAYKSYVRALPLLKKMGINSILLRKSIGALEVACGIVMTLVPGRPKDVANFFLLLLVLAVLFFHQLVGDPLKRYAHALVFGILLTCRLLIARKPEDRSSEKKPLPGNTEEQPSLYEKAPQGKVKVS